The Tissierella sp. genome includes the window TAATACATTCATATATTCAAAATCATTTAATCAAGAGCTAATGGCAAATCTTGAGATGAATTATCCAAACAGAGAAAAATCTTCTGAGGAAATAAAAATACAAAATTTTGGAGACTTTAATACTTGGATGTCTATGTATGGCATGAGCAATGAAGAAGTAGAATCATATCTAGAAAAACAAGAAGAACTGATGGAAAAACTCAGTGTTAAGAGAAAACCAGAAGAATGGAGAGATGATTCCTTAGAAGGCTCGCAAAAAACTGGAGGTAAAATAGAGGTAAATACAGCTAACTTGCGTCAAAACAGATTTTCCTATCCAGATCATAGTGTTTCAACAGAATATGTTTTAACCTTAACTATTATAGCAGTAATCTTTATTGCTACTGCATTAGCAATATTCCAGATATTTTTAACTCAAATGAAGAGAAGATCAAGAAAGATAGTTTTATTAAAATCCATAGGTGCCACTAATATGCAGATTATAAAAGTTCTTGCCTTTGAAGGACTATATCTTTTAAAAAATGGTCTTTTAATAGGTATCCCTGGAGGAGTTGGACTGGCCGCTGCTATTATTTATTCTATGAATACTTTTGGAGGAAGGGATCTTCAGTTTCATGTAATTCCAACATTCTTTATACTTGGTATAATAGCAGGTTGTTTAGCTTTATTTATAGGTATGGCTGTTCCAATGTTTTTTGCCATAAGAATTCCTTTAGTAGGTACCATGTCAAAACCTCCAAAGCATAAGATAATTAAACATAAGGAAAATGAAAGCAAAAAGATTTATCGCCAGACTTTTAAGTATATTAACTGGAAATATTTTAAGTTAAATAAAGCTAAGACATTTATATCCTTTGGCATATCTTTTATTACAATTACAATACTTTTAACTACTGTTTTACTTTGTTATCTCTCTTTTGATAACTATAGGACCACAGTTTTAGTAAAGAATAGACCAGATTATGCAATGGAAGCATTTTTTGGTGAAACTAGTAGACAAATTTGGTCTTTAGATAAAGAAATATTAGCAATCGAAGGGGTTGAATCCATAGAATCATATAAAGTTGGTAAGCAAACATTTCTATGGTATGAAGGTATAGAAAAGAATGAGATGTTACAAACATTCGATAATCTATTGCCACCAAGACTACTAAATAGTCATTTTTCTTTCTATAATAAAGAACTTGAAGATCAACCTGAGTGGATTAACAATGCACTATATACTAAAATTTATAGTATAGATCCTAGTGGTAGCTTATATAAGCGTTATGAGGCCATGCTAACAGAGGGAACTATAGACAAAACAAAATTTACAAAGGGTGAAGAGGTCGTTCTGCTGATCCCAATGTATCTCCAAGGAGATAGTAATATAGAAGCAAAACCTTTTGAGGAAAAGAAAGTATTAGATGCTACAAATGAAGATAATAGAATGAATTGGATGTTTGAGCAAACGGGCTCTTACAAAACTACTTATTCTAGTAGATATAAAAACTACTATAGTAGACAAAAGGATATAAAACCAGGGGATACAATCTACTTATCTGCTGACAAGGAGCAAGTAAGTGGTGAATCACTTTTATCTTCCTATTCTAGTAAAGAAGTTGTTGTTGGAGGGATAATATACTATTTTGATAAAGATGAGATTTGGCCATTTTCAAATAATGTTGCACCCTATGCTGTAATTGGATCTCATAATTGTATGGAATCAATATATCCAAATTCCAAATTTGGAATGGGGTACTATAGTCCTAGTCAGATGAAAACAATGATAGATATTTTTTACCCATATAGATATGGTCGTACATTATGGTATATAAATACTAATTCAAATGTGGAAGACCCAGTATTGGATTCTAAGTTGCTGACTTTTGCTAATCGCAACAGCTATACCCTTTACAATTATAAAGAGAGTAATGTTCAATTGTATCAAGAAGCCTTTAACAATGCCTTAATAATAGCATTATTAGGTATCACATCAGCAGCTATTGCATGTATTATTTTATACAATACTTTAGTATCTAAGATGGAGCAAGATAAAAATAGAATTGGAATACTACAAGCACTTGGAGTAACAAGAAAAGAGTTTTCCAAACATTATATTTCTGTTGGAGTATTAAATGGATTACTTGCTGTCTTAATTGTTAATCTAGGATTAATGATTGTAATGTTTATTACTTCTGTAATTGCAATTGATGGGATGACCTTATCCTTTGCTGACTCAATAAAAGATATATTTGTTTACAGACTTTGGCAATATCCATGGATGCTCCATACTATAATATGCATAATATTTTTCATATTAACAGTAATTATGAATTATTTACCTGGCAGGAAAATTGCAAAAGACTATCCAGTTGAAAATATTAGGAGTTTAAGTAGATAATATAGCAAGGGATAAACTAGCAAATAATAGCAAAATATATTTTTAGATTATAGCCAAACTATTAAAAAGAACTTACAGCTAGAGGGTGAAGGTCATAATCTATGAATCAAAAGTAATGAGATCAATATTAACAATTATATTTATATTATATGTTTCCTTTGTTTATATGGAATTTAACAATATTAAAATAACAATGCCCTTAGAATCACTCAAATATATAGGTATATTACTTTGTTTTTTAATATCCTTGACTATAGAAGGAAAGGGGCTAAATGCAAGAGATACAAGGCTATTACAAATTGGTATGTTCTTTACTGTTATAGCAGATCTCTTCCTTGTAATATTAGATTATTATTTCTTAGGTGTATTAGCATTTTGTATAGTTCAATTAATTTACATTAAAAGATACACAGAAGACAGATTTTCTTCAATTTTCAAGAAATCAATTATTTCACTTATGTCTATTTTTATAGTTTATTTTATCATTAGAAGATTTATTGTTGATTTGGATATAATATTTCCATTGGCAATCTTTTACTCCATATGCTTATTTATTAGTATTATTAAAACTATAGATGCAATGGAAAAGAATATCTATCCATATCCAAATAAACTTATGATAATAGGTGGAATGATATTATTTACTTTGGGTGATATAAATGTTGGCCTATCTTATTTGGGAATAAACTACGATCTTTCAACTAATTTAATTTGGGTATTTTATTTTCCTTCACAAATACTCTTATCCTTAAGTGGATATAATTACAAAAATAAATTTTAATTTTGGCAAATGATAATGTTTATCATTTAAAAATATGGGCATATATATAATACAGTGATAATTATGAAATTAATATATATGACAAAGGAGAGATACAATGAAATTTTTATTGCCAGAATTAAAATATTCTTACGAAGGATTAGAACCACATATAGATAAACTTACAATGGAAACTCATCATTCAAAGCACCATCAGGCTTATGTTGATAACCTAAACAAGGCATTAGAAGAGCATGAAAAATATCAGGAAATGGAAATTGAAGATATACTAAAATCCCTAGATACTTTACCAGAAGCTATTAAAAATGCAGTAAGAAACAACGGTGGTGGGCATTATAACCATTCCTTATTCTGGGATACTATGTCACCAAATGGTGGCGGTAATCCAGAAGGCGAGTTGGCAAAGAAAATAGATGAGGATTTAGGTGGATTTGAGAAATTTAAAGAGGATTTCAAAAAAGCTGCATTAGGTCAATTTGGTAGTGGATGGGCATGGTTAGTGCTAGATAATGGAAAACTTTCAATAGTTCCTACTCCAAACCAAGATAATCCAATATCACAAGGAAAGACTCCACTTATTGGTATAGATGTATGGGAACATGCATACTATCTAAAATACAAAAATAAAAGAGCAGATTATATAGATTCTTGGTGGAATCTAGTTGATTGGAAGAAAATCGAAGAAATATACAAGAGTAATAAATAAGACCTATGACATTTGCGACAGGAGATGATTCCTGTCGCAAATTTAATTTTACTAGACATTGATTAGGATAGTTATATATAATGATTGGGGAAGGATGTGAATATATGGAAAGAAAGATATTGAAAACCATAAGGACAGTAGATAGTCTAGATATAGAAGAAATAAAAGAGTTAAATATGAGTATTGAAATACAGGATTTTACTGAGCCAAATTTGCTTGTTTCAGAATTAGCTATAGCAATAGCTGTTTATAAAGAAAAGCTTAAGGATTTCAATGATATCAGAGCTCTACATGGTCCATTTTTAGATTTAAAGCCTGCAAGTCCAGATAAGTTAATTAGGGAAATAAGCTATAATAGGTATTTAAACACAATAAATATAGCTAAAGAGCTTGATATAGATTATCTAATATTTCATAGCCAAATAAGTCCATATTTGAATCAACCAAGTTTAAGAAAGCTAAATAATCTCCAAAGCAAAGAATTCTGGAGAAAGATATTAAATGAAGTCCCAGATTTTAATGGAATCATACTATTAGAAAATATATTTGAGGAAACACCTCTTATGTTAAAGGAATTAGTTGAAACAATAGATTTACCTAATATTAAGATTAACTTAGATATTGGTCACGCTAAATTAGGGAAAGTTTCTCTGGAAGAATGGATAAAGGAGCTTAAAGATTATATTTTTTATATACATGTCCATTCCAATGATGGATTGTATGATGACCATCAGAGTCCAACTGACGAGGAAATAAAGAATCTATATTGCTTACTAGATAAATACTCATTAAACCCCATATTATCATTGGAATATCAAGTAGACAATCTGGAGAAAGAAATAAAGAGATATTTATAGGAGGAAAATGAAATGACAAATATTATGATACAAGGAACTACTTCTTCTGCAGGTAAGAGTCTTATGTGTACAGGGTTATGTAAGATATTTAAAGAAGATGGATATAAGGTATATCCCTTTAAATCTCAGAATATGTCATCAAAATACTATACTACTAAAGAAGGATATAAAATAAGTACAGCTCAAACCTTGCAAGCAATGGCAGCTGGACTAGAACCAGATCCAAATATGAATCCAATCTTACTTATACCAAGAACTGATATAGGATCAATGGTGGTTATAAAAGGTGAAGATCAGGAACACATGGAGGCTATAGAATATTTCAAGTATAAAAATACTCTTAAGCCAATGATTTTAGATACATATAAAAAGATAGAAAAGGAAAATGATATAATTGTTATTGAAGGAGCAGGTAGCCCAGCAGAAATTAACTTAAAGCAAAATGATATAGTCAATATGGGTATGGCTGAAATGGCAGATGCTCCAGTGCTTTTAGTAGCAGATATAGATAGAGGAGGAGTATTTGCTTCCCTTTATGGTACTGTGATGTTACTGGAAGAGCATGAAAGAAAGAGGATAAAGGGTCTTATAATCAATAAATTTAGAGGTGATAAGACTTTATTAGATTCGGGAATTAAAATGATTGAAGAAATATTAAATATACCAGTTATAGGCACTATACCTTTTACACATTTAGAATTAGTTGATGAGGATTCCTTAGTAGATTATGAGAAAGAGTGCAATACAAAACCACAGACAGAAGAGCAAATGGAAAGAGAATTAAGTAAATGGGCAAATGTTTTACGGGAGCATATGGATATGGATTTTGTTTATAGGATTATGGGAGTAAAATAAATCTGCGAATAGTGAGTAGTGAATAGACAATAGCCAATAGAGGAAAGTAGGGACGACCTTTGGTCGTCAGGTAAGGAGAATTAAAGATGCTAATTAGTATAATACTTGCAGTAATTCTAGATTTTATTATTGGAGATCCATATAGCTTTCCTCATCCGGTAAAGCTAATGGGCAGAATAATTTCCTTTGAAGATAAATTAGCCAGAAGAGTAGCTAGGTCGAAACAAGGACTAAAATTAGCTGGATTTATCATTGTTATAATAAATATTTCACTAGGTTTTTTTGTGCCATATGTATTTTTACAATTTTTAAAACAGTATAAAATACTATATATCATAGTAAATACCTATTTGATCTATACTTGTATAGCTGCCAGATGTTTACATGATGAGGCTATTAAAGTTTCTAAAGCCATAAATATTAGCATAGAACAAGGAAGGACAAGGCTTAGCTACATAGTTGGTAGAG containing:
- a CDS encoding superoxide dismutase, whose protein sequence is MKFLLPELKYSYEGLEPHIDKLTMETHHSKHHQAYVDNLNKALEEHEKYQEMEIEDILKSLDTLPEAIKNAVRNNGGGHYNHSLFWDTMSPNGGGNPEGELAKKIDEDLGGFEKFKEDFKKAALGQFGSGWAWLVLDNGKLSIVPTPNQDNPISQGKTPLIGIDVWEHAYYLKYKNKRADYIDSWWNLVDWKKIEEIYKSNK
- a CDS encoding lysoplasmalogenase family protein, translating into MRSILTIIFILYVSFVYMEFNNIKITMPLESLKYIGILLCFLISLTIEGKGLNARDTRLLQIGMFFTVIADLFLVILDYYFLGVLAFCIVQLIYIKRYTEDRFSSIFKKSIISLMSIFIVYFIIRRFIVDLDIIFPLAIFYSICLFISIIKTIDAMEKNIYPYPNKLMIIGGMILFTLGDINVGLSYLGINYDLSTNLIWVFYFPSQILLSLSGYNYKNKF
- a CDS encoding sugar phosphate isomerase/epimerase — protein: MERKILKTIRTVDSLDIEEIKELNMSIEIQDFTEPNLLVSELAIAIAVYKEKLKDFNDIRALHGPFLDLKPASPDKLIREISYNRYLNTINIAKELDIDYLIFHSQISPYLNQPSLRKLNNLQSKEFWRKILNEVPDFNGIILLENIFEETPLMLKELVETIDLPNIKINLDIGHAKLGKVSLEEWIKELKDYIFYIHVHSNDGLYDDHQSPTDEEIKNLYCLLDKYSLNPILSLEYQVDNLEKEIKRYL
- a CDS encoding cobyric acid synthase; the protein is MTNIMIQGTTSSAGKSLMCTGLCKIFKEDGYKVYPFKSQNMSSKYYTTKEGYKISTAQTLQAMAAGLEPDPNMNPILLIPRTDIGSMVVIKGEDQEHMEAIEYFKYKNTLKPMILDTYKKIEKENDIIVIEGAGSPAEINLKQNDIVNMGMAEMADAPVLLVADIDRGGVFASLYGTVMLLEEHERKRIKGLIINKFRGDKTLLDSGIKMIEEILNIPVIGTIPFTHLELVDEDSLVDYEKECNTKPQTEEQMERELSKWANVLREHMDMDFVYRIMGVK
- a CDS encoding FtsX-like permease family protein; translation: MKMKDIARRGLKGRKKDTLLLKLVITLSFIFIVTSTIFEASIGKTKLEQRLDLYGEWNAAYLGGDEETFEKLKSEPDIEKLSSSLIIGESFKSGVIGTFNQDLIDMGRLSLYKGRYPETSNEIMVELNQMTNMGLELEVGQKLGVDIYIRTIDVDPKEYILNLNQELFERSGGQASKTQYQKELDSLYEERLAIIAIEAESEEDNEEKDEQLREIQSKINKIYDEHIFTYEVGRPEHYKHHETPFEIIDDVTVVASNDYFFYYLSGDEVNPEIIREKGLLHNQNLVLKKEFIITGILDTYTDKWDLGGYKSPNTFLTEEGGRSFIDALYSTSLGDFSDYEFDYNTFIYSKSFNQELMANLEMNYPNREKSSEEIKIQNFGDFNTWMSMYGMSNEEVESYLEKQEELMEKLSVKRKPEEWRDDSLEGSQKTGGKIEVNTANLRQNRFSYPDHSVSTEYVLTLTIIAVIFIATALAIFQIFLTQMKRRSRKIVLLKSIGATNMQIIKVLAFEGLYLLKNGLLIGIPGGVGLAAAIIYSMNTFGGRDLQFHVIPTFFILGIIAGCLALFIGMAVPMFFAIRIPLVGTMSKPPKHKIIKHKENESKKIYRQTFKYINWKYFKLNKAKTFISFGISFITITILLTTVLLCYLSFDNYRTTVLVKNRPDYAMEAFFGETSRQIWSLDKEILAIEGVESIESYKVGKQTFLWYEGIEKNEMLQTFDNLLPPRLLNSHFSFYNKELEDQPEWINNALYTKIYSIDPSGSLYKRYEAMLTEGTIDKTKFTKGEEVVLLIPMYLQGDSNIEAKPFEEKKVLDATNEDNRMNWMFEQTGSYKTTYSSRYKNYYSRQKDIKPGDTIYLSADKEQVSGESLLSSYSSKEVVVGGIIYYFDKDEIWPFSNNVAPYAVIGSHNCMESIYPNSKFGMGYYSPSQMKTMIDIFYPYRYGRTLWYINTNSNVEDPVLDSKLLTFANRNSYTLYNYKESNVQLYQEAFNNALIIALLGITSAAIACIILYNTLVSKMEQDKNRIGILQALGVTRKEFSKHYISVGVLNGLLAVLIVNLGLMIVMFITSVIAIDGMTLSFADSIKDIFVYRLWQYPWMLHTIICIIFFILTVIMNYLPGRKIAKDYPVENIRSLSR